One window of the Epinephelus moara isolate mb chromosome 24, YSFRI_EMoa_1.0, whole genome shotgun sequence genome contains the following:
- the ppp4r2b gene encoding serine/threonine-protein phosphatase 4 regulatory subunit 2-B encodes MEVDSLQEALRDFDKKAKQEASPLLEQFLCHIAKTGETMVQWSQFRNYFLFKLEKVMDDFRASAPEQRGPANPNVESIPFEDMKERILKIVKGYNGIPFTIQRLCELLTEPKRNYTGTDKFLRGVEKNVMVVSCVHPTSEKNGCSAVNRMNGVMLPGNTSAFTERKVNGPGTPRPLNRPKLSLANSLAANGLPDSTDNKDLNTEQEDEKGSSEVSASGGSLGSSVKNKHPEDTEEDMEAEQQEVKRLKFSKDEEEEEDEEDEEEEQEVDTLRPLHATCLSKEAEAMVQEEDEEEKVGCSKENEASSSATATEDQEPTSSTQAEASAGSGPEAEQAEREVPCGSQEEGSDMDQTEQQAPAGVLESPETSRDSEESNSDPVSSSSSSSGSSCSIEESAEAAREDVALAPSSSTTEPPTEGAMESATLNTGTTEEPMEQD; translated from the exons ATGGAAGTTGACTCGCTTCAAGAGGCGCTCAGAG ATTTTGACAAGAAAGCAAAGCAGGAGGCATCTCCTCTTCTGGAGCAGTTTCTATGTCATATTGCCAAGACAGGAGAGACCAT GGTTCAGTGGTCCCAATTTAGGAACTACTTCTTGTTTAAATTGGAGAAGGTGATGGATGACTTTAGGGCCTCAGCACCTGAGCAAAGAGGTCCTGCAAATCCCAACGTGGAGTCAATTCCATTTGAAGATATGAAGGAGAGAATCTTGAAAATTGTGAAGGGATACAATGG AATTCCATTTACGATCCAGCGCTTGTGCGAGCTGCTCACAGAACCCAAGAGGAACTACACAGGAACAGATAAGTTTCTTCGAGGGGTGGAGAAG AATGTAATGGTGGTAAGCTGTGTTCATCCAACCTCAGA GAAAAATGGATGCAGTGCTGTCAACAGAATGAATGGAGTGATGCTTCCTGGAAACACATCTGCTTTTACAGAGAG GAAAGTGAACGGTCCTGGAACTCCCCGGCCGCTGAACCGACCGAAGCTGTCTCTGGCCAACTCACTAGCAGCTAATGGCCTGCCAGACAGCACAGACAACAAAGACCTCAACACAGAGCAAGAAGACGAAAAAGGCTCCAG TGAGGTTTCAGCGTCGGGAGGTTCTCTGGGCAGCTCAGTGAAGAACAAACATCCGGAAGACACAGAAGAGGACATGGAAGCCgagcagcaggaagtgaagagACTTAAGTTTAGCAaggacgaggaggaagaggaagatgaggaggatgaagaggaagaacagGAGGTTGACACACTGAGGCCTTTACATGCCACCTGCCTCTCAAAAGAGGCAGAAGCCATGGtccaggaggaagatgaagaggagaaggTCGGGTGCAGCAAGGAGAATGAAGCCTCCAGCAGTGCTACTGCCACTGAGGACCAAG AACCAACAAGCAGCACACAGGCCGAGGCGTCTGCAGGCTCAGGTCCGGAGGCCGAGCAGGCTGAGAGGGAGGTGCCATGCGGGTCCCAGGAGGAGGGCAGTGACATGgatcagacagagcagcaggcaCCCGCAGGCGTCCTGGAGAGCCCTGAGACCAGCAGGGACAGTGAAGAGAGCAACAGTGAcccagtcagcagcagcagtagcagcagtggtAGCAGCTGTAGCATAGAGGAGAGCGCAGAGGCAGCCAGAGAAGACGTAGCTCTCGCTCCTTCCAGCAGTACAACTGAACCTCCTACAGAGGGCGCCATGGAAAGTGCCACCTTGAACACTGGGACCACTGAGGAGCCCATGGAGCAGGACTAG